The following DNA comes from Pleuronectes platessa chromosome 9, fPlePla1.1, whole genome shotgun sequence.
atgccacatatattatttaataaccACGGGTAGAAGTGGTGTGGAGAGTTTTTTGCGGTACAAGAAATGTTTCCAAGCTGAAGCTGGCAAATCACAGCTCTAAGATTTCTTTAAACTTAGGTAAACTTCACAGAGTATTTAAAATATCTGTATTAACAGCTATGAAACCCCACCATTACAAATCCAGAATACATAGAGAGCTGTTGTCTCCTCAAACAGGGACTGCTTTTTAATAACACCTTATAAAGTACAACTTATGGCCCAACCAGTGTCTTTCTCTACTGGAGCAGTGGGGAATTGTTTTTGACCAGCTCACTGGAAGGTGATGAGAGAGAGTCAAGTGCTTCCCGTTCACCTCCTGCTCAGATTGATCAGGATGTTCTGAGGGTGGAACCCATCACCAGCCCTGACTTCATTTTATCCCAGAGATGTGTTACatatgtgttatgtgtgtggGTAGTATCTTTCTCCTCCATGACACATGATACATTATTATCAGCCCTATCTGTGGGTTTACTGTTACATTCTCTACCTGTGGCCTCAGTTGTCAGTGGCTGCAGGAGGCTGTTACATAACGATTCCAGAACGTCTGACACAATCACAGTGAGGCCTGATGCCAAGAACAGAGTAGAGACGTCGGTGGAGATTAAAAAACAACTACAGAGCTGTAAGTTCACTGCTGATAGGCCTTCAGAGATCCTATTGTGAGTGGACTGCACTTGCTTGCATGACTCAAATCAAGTCAATCACCGACGTCTGAATGTTGCACATATGAAGACAAATGATCTGGAGCCAactaataaaacaacacaacatgtattTAATCATTCAGCCACAGTTTTATGCTGCAACTTGTAGGAGGAGGATTAAATATGGAGCCAGCAAAACTGAATGAACTATACATAATGGACATTTattcagaaaaatgtaaaagctatttagaataataatatgagcaaacatattcatatataatGGTGATAATAAAGGGGTATGAGCAGCTACATCCTGCCTGCTGCTGGGCCTAAAGCACATGGCCCCATCTATTCACTATCACAATAAAAGAGTTGAATAGTTCACTCACTGTCGTCTGATGGTTCAAATGAGGCAAGTGCCAGaaggtttattttaaatgacatgtaatgtagcATATAACAGTATAAACACACAATCCCTGGTTGTTCTGGTTGGAAAGCAGCTTCATTCTGTGCCTACAATTCCAAAATCAGACCCTCCTGATCAAAACAACCACAATGCAAGAAAGAATACAAGTAAGGAAATAAAACACCTACCTCTGCTGTCCAGAAAACTCAGCTTAAAATACGTGGATTTCTTGAGAGGCACTGAGGAAGCAGGAGAGCTATAATCTGCAGCAGCCAATCCAATAATCTAATTTATCTGGATTCTGTTGTAGCCTCCACATGGCGGACACTGCCAGTCCACTGACagccgctctgtgtgtgtctgtggcttgtCAGTGGATCCacagaactgctgctgctgcgggtcCCTGCTCTCCACCTCCACGAAGGAGCTCTGCAGGATGTGAGGCTGTTTTAAATCCATCAGCTGTTGTTGTCCCAGTATTACCTCTTGcctcagtgcgtgtgtgtgtgtgtgtgtgtgtgtgtgtgtgtatcagtgttggtgtgtgtgtgaagctgcagctgccccctgctgctgcATGACAGAGACAACCTCTGgacaaacacatgaaataaataatctttCTCTCGCCCCAATAAGATGATGAAcccaatatttaaaatgtgttcatgTATTGTTCCTTACACTCTGTGTTCAGCTTGTTGTTGTTTGACTTTCATATATTAACAGGACAAAGATGATTTTCAGCCCCACCTGGTGAAAGgggtatttttttaatgttggtgAATCTCCAGGTTTAAAGCAAACAACTTGATTCTTTTCACGTACAGGGAATTTCCATGACTGTTGTTTTCTCTCAAAAGATGACCTGGTTtatccactcacacacaaagcCTCTCATAAAGTCACCAGATGGGCCACCGAGCAAAGTTAAATTACAGGATGTGTCATCGTTTACTTctgaaaaccaaacaaatacaaaaggcAGAATAGAACACAAGGCCTCAATCATTTTGGGGTTGTACTTTTGTACAGTTGGAATAAACTTaagactagaagagaagagaatatACTAGACTCCACTAGAATAGAGGACAATAGAAGGGACTGGAATAGAGCATAATGAAATAGAATAGATtgtaatagaatagaatagaatagaataaatcaAAACAGAATAGAACAGAGCACTTGTCAAACGGTGTGACCAGTAGCTGCTGGTGTTTTTATGATGGAGCTCCTCATGTGCAGAGCAGATCACCTCATTATTCACCTAGCTTGTCTTTCTCTTCACTGATTGGCTGTCTGGTCGAGCTGCCGTCACGTGGACACAAGCCTAGGCCAATGGGCGCTCTCGGGGCGGTGCTGCGGAAGCTACCACCATGCTAGCTGCAGGACTCCTGTGGAAGAAGCTCTGCTAAACTCATGTCCTgacatcctcttcctcatcttcctcgtcgTTCGATCCCTTATTCTCCCGGACACGTGGATCCAGGAGGGAAACGACAACGTGTGACTGAAGCTCGTCGTCCTTGTGCGCCAGGAAGAGCCGGCAGGACAGTCTGATTGGTGAGCTAGCAGCGAAGCTAGCGCGGCTAACCGTAACACACCGCCTCTGCCATCACGACAACAGACACAGCCCACGAGTCTGTGGTTCGACGTTCCTGGAGGCATCATGGAGAAGGTTCgcataacacacaaacacacacaaacacacaaacaccatgtCTCCCAGCTCCTGTTGGTTCATGTAGGAACAGCGGACGTGCTAAGTGCGAGCTAGCTGCTAGCCACACCTGCTCCTCCTGTGTGACATGCATGTACCGTGGCCGAGCCGGCATCTGTCTCCGCTGGGCTGGGACTCGCTCCTCTGAAGCCGCTCTTCGTGCAGTTCATCGGGCATCGCCACTGTCTGTCGCCGGCGGTCGGTGAGGGGCAGAGCCGCGGGGCCCTGTGTCCAGCAGGGGTATCTGGGATGAGGGAACGCCCAGCAGCACCGAGCCGGTTATCCTCCATCCACATTAACAGGGGCACCTCCAACTGTCAATCACATGTACTAGACACctcctgatacacacacacacacacttgccacCTTGTTGAGATTCTCATGAAGAAAAAGACACTTATCAAACCACTCTCTCCCCAACAGGCGGATTTCTTGAAGGGACTTCCTGTCTACAATAAGAGCAACTTCAGCCGATTTCACGCAGACTCTGTATGTAAAGCATCAGTGAGTATCTTATGATGATATGTATTTCACTAGACTGTCACTCGGCCCACTGAATATTTGCTTTGGATCATACggttaactttatattaaaaaaaaaaaaaatcccgaCACATCAAATAAACAATACTGGCTTTGTTATTTAAGTTAATACACAAAATATTGCTTGAGAAGAATTCACAGCTGCACTCTGTAACCTCTTACTGACCTGTTTTACAGAATCGAAGGCCTTCTGTGTACCTGCCAACACGTGAATACCCCTCTGAACAGAGTAAGCACCAAGCTCACAGTAAATAGCCtggatagatggacagatatGTCTCAGACTGTATTTTAAGATAGAGAAAAGTGTGTCCACCTCCTTCACCCAGAAAATCAAGCCAAAATCACCCAGATAAGAacactgtcaatcatgatgcttCACCCTGTTTCTATTGCATTAAACTGACCAGAAAAAAAGtatcacttgaacaaacatcagtgtgataagagctaCTGAAAATCACAGATATCATCTTGGAGAAAACATGCATTTAACCTcagctttgactttttagttcgGCTAatgtcccgtccactaacataGAAGAGGCAggatttttttacctttttttttgcagccaTCCAACTGGCTGCAGCTGATCAAGATACTTTAGCTTCATTGTGGGTTAGAGATGGATAGATACTTTAGTCGTCCCAAAACGAATTTAGAACCACTGATGAGTTTTTAATAAATGCCTGGTTATCATATTTATACTATGGTTGTTATGTGGAGactaaaattatttatttactgtgtttCCTTTACAGTTATTGTAACAGAGAAAACCAACATCCTCCTGCGTTACCTCCATCAGCAGTGGGACAAAAAGGTGAGATGGTGAACTTGTGTATAACCTAAGTCTCCATTTATTGGCAGTAACTTTTGTAATATTCGGTCTTAACTTACTTTGAATAATCTTTGGTGTTTAGTAGTTTTATTACactaaaaacaaactgtgaatttACCGATTGCTGTATCATTCTCTGTGTCACACAGAATGCAGCAAAGAAAAGGGAACAGGAACAAAGTGAGGGAGACAGCCCGGCCCCCCCAAGGAAGATCGCCAGGACAGACAGCCAAGAGATGAATGAGGACTCGTAAATGTGTgcgcatgtctgtgtgtgtgtgtgtatat
Coding sequences within:
- the dda1 gene encoding DET1- and DDB1-associated protein 1 isoform X3, with amino-acid sequence MEKADFLKGLPVYNKSNFSRFHADSNRRPSVYLPTREYPSEQIIVTEKTNILLRYLHQQWDKKNAAKKREQEQSEGDSPAPPRKIARTDSQEMNEDS
- the dda1 gene encoding DET1- and DDB1-associated protein 1 isoform X2, translated to MEKADFLKGLPVYNKSNFSRFHADSVCKASNRRPSVYLPTREYPSEQIIVTEKTNILLRYLHQQWDKKNAAKKREQEQSEGDSPAPPRKIARTDSQEMNEDS
- the dda1 gene encoding DET1- and DDB1-associated protein 1 isoform X1, with protein sequence MRERPAAPSRLSSIHINRGTSNCQSHADFLKGLPVYNKSNFSRFHADSVCKASNRRPSVYLPTREYPSEQIIVTEKTNILLRYLHQQWDKKNAAKKREQEQSEGDSPAPPRKIARTDSQEMNEDS